Proteins encoded together in one Mycobacterium noviomagense window:
- the pdhA gene encoding pyruvate dehydrogenase (acetyl-transferring) E1 component subunit alpha — MAELSQTPMTVELQPVQLVGPDGTPTAEDRYSRELPAETLCWLYETMVVTRELDTEFVNLQRQGEMALFASCRGQEAAQVGAAACLRKTDWLFPQYRELGVFIVRGIPPGNVGAAWRGTWHGGLEFTKKCCAPISVPVGTHALHAVGAAMAAQRLDEDSVTVAFIGDGATSEGDVHEALNFAAVFTAPCVLYVQNNQWAISVPVDKQTAAPSIAHKAIGYGMPGIRVDGNDVLACYAVMAEAAARARAGEGPTLIEAVTYRLGPHTTSDDPTRYRTQDEVEYWSALDPIPRYRAYLQGQGMWTQRLEERVAARSKRLRSELRDAVFAAPDVDVDEVFTTVYAETTPALEAQRQQLRAELAREA; from the coding sequence ATGGCTGAGCTTTCTCAGACGCCGATGACTGTCGAACTCCAACCGGTGCAACTTGTCGGTCCGGATGGCACACCCACGGCAGAAGACCGTTATAGCCGCGAGCTTCCGGCCGAGACACTGTGCTGGCTCTACGAGACCATGGTGGTCACCCGCGAGCTGGACACCGAGTTCGTCAACCTACAGCGCCAAGGAGAAATGGCGCTATTCGCCTCCTGTCGCGGGCAGGAAGCCGCGCAGGTCGGCGCTGCGGCTTGCCTACGCAAAACCGACTGGCTGTTTCCCCAGTACCGGGAACTCGGCGTCTTCATCGTCCGCGGCATCCCGCCCGGCAACGTCGGGGCGGCGTGGCGCGGAACTTGGCACGGCGGGCTGGAATTCACCAAAAAGTGCTGCGCCCCCATATCGGTTCCGGTCGGCACACACGCCTTGCATGCCGTGGGCGCGGCGATGGCCGCGCAACGGCTCGACGAGGATTCGGTGACCGTGGCCTTCATCGGCGACGGCGCCACCAGCGAGGGCGATGTGCACGAAGCGCTGAACTTCGCCGCCGTATTCACGGCGCCTTGCGTGCTCTACGTACAGAACAACCAGTGGGCGATCTCGGTGCCGGTAGACAAACAGACAGCTGCACCGTCCATCGCGCACAAGGCAATCGGATACGGAATGCCCGGCATCCGGGTCGACGGCAACGACGTGCTCGCCTGCTACGCGGTGATGGCCGAGGCCGCGGCCCGCGCCAGAGCCGGTGAGGGGCCAACCCTCATCGAGGCGGTGACCTACCGGCTCGGCCCGCACACCACCTCCGACGATCCCACCCGCTATCGCACGCAGGACGAAGTCGAGTACTGGTCGGCACTGGACCCGATTCCGCGCTACCGCGCCTATCTGCAAGGCCAGGGCATGTGGACCCAGCGGCTGGAGGAGCGGGTCGCCGCACGCTCCAAGCGGCTGCGATCCGAGCTTCGTGACGCGGTGTTCGCGGCACCCGATGTCGACGTCGACGAAGTGTTCACCACGGTATACGCGGAAACCACGCCGGCTCTGGAAGCTCAACGTCAGCAGCTGCGGGCCGAATTGGCCAGGGAGGCGTGA
- a CDS encoding HpcH/HpaI aldolase/citrate lyase family protein, producing the protein MGLHNPGPAWLFCPADRPERYEKAAAAADVVVLDLEDGVAAGHRDSARKSLVDFPLDPARTVVRVNPFGSDDQARDLDALARTHYDTVMLPKCEGADHVAALAPLEVVVLVESPLGALNVAESVRADNAVAVMWGAEDLFAVLGGTANRYPDGTYREVARHVRSQSLLAAKAHGRLALDAVYLDIKDLDGLRAEVDDAVAVGFDAKVAIHPSQLPVIRAGYAPAPEQVQWARHVLAAAADQRGVFAFEGIMVDAPVLRRAERIVQLAADTGS; encoded by the coding sequence ATGGGCTTGCACAACCCGGGCCCGGCGTGGCTGTTCTGCCCGGCCGACCGCCCCGAGAGATACGAAAAGGCTGCGGCCGCAGCCGATGTCGTCGTCCTTGATCTGGAAGATGGTGTGGCCGCAGGCCATCGGGACAGTGCCCGCAAATCACTCGTCGACTTTCCGCTGGACCCCGCACGCACTGTGGTGCGGGTCAACCCGTTCGGCAGCGACGACCAAGCCCGCGACCTCGACGCCTTGGCGCGCACCCACTACGACACCGTGATGCTGCCCAAATGCGAAGGCGCAGACCATGTCGCCGCGCTCGCACCGCTGGAGGTGGTGGTTCTGGTCGAGTCGCCGCTGGGTGCGCTCAACGTCGCCGAAAGTGTCCGTGCGGACAACGCCGTCGCCGTGATGTGGGGTGCAGAGGACCTCTTCGCCGTGCTCGGCGGCACCGCCAACCGCTACCCGGACGGCACCTACCGCGAAGTGGCCCGCCATGTGCGTTCCCAGTCGCTGCTGGCGGCCAAGGCGCACGGGCGTCTGGCATTGGACGCCGTCTATCTCGACATCAAGGACCTCGACGGGCTGCGCGCCGAGGTCGACGACGCCGTCGCGGTCGGGTTCGACGCCAAAGTGGCGATCCACCCCAGCCAGCTGCCGGTGATCCGGGCCGGCTATGCACCCGCACCCGAGCAGGTGCAGTGGGCGCGACACGTGCTGGCCGCAGCCGCCGATCAGCGCGGTGTGTTCGCATTTGAAGGCATAATGGTAGATGCGCCAGTGCTGCGGCGAGCCGAGCGGATCGTGCAGCTGGCGGCTGACACCGGCTCGTAG
- a CDS encoding MaoC family dehydratase, with protein MTTEERAIVQRGLWFEEFETGVRYLHRPGRTITEADNVLFTTLTMNTQALHLDAAFSDALPPFHQRLVNSMFTLSTLVGLSVAQLTQGTIVANLGFSEIAFPKPLFHGDTLYAETVITEKRESKSRPGEGIVTFAHTGRNQHGDVVATATRKTLVRMRPAEAVD; from the coding sequence GTGACGACTGAGGAGCGCGCAATTGTCCAGCGCGGGCTGTGGTTCGAAGAATTCGAAACCGGCGTGCGTTATCTGCACCGCCCCGGCCGAACGATCACCGAGGCCGACAATGTCTTGTTCACCACGCTGACCATGAACACCCAAGCGCTGCACCTGGATGCCGCGTTTTCTGATGCGCTGCCGCCGTTTCACCAACGGTTGGTCAATTCGATGTTCACCCTGTCGACGCTGGTGGGCTTATCGGTGGCGCAACTGACCCAGGGCACGATTGTCGCCAACCTCGGGTTCTCCGAAATCGCGTTCCCCAAGCCTCTGTTTCACGGCGACACGCTTTACGCCGAGACCGTGATCACCGAGAAACGCGAATCCAAGAGCCGGCCGGGAGAGGGGATCGTGACGTTCGCGCATACCGGGCGCAACCAGCACGGCGACGTCGTGGCCACCGCCACCCGCAAGACGCTGGTACGGATGCGCCCGGCCGAGGCCGTCGACTGA
- a CDS encoding acyl-CoA dehydrogenase family protein, with product MPDFIASGTLPDEYQQLAKTVRDFAQSVVAPVAARHDAEHSFPYEVVAGMAEMGLFGLPFPEEWGGMGGDYFALCLALEELGKVDQSVAITLEAGVSLGAMPVYRFGTEAQKREWLPQLTSARALGAFGLTEPGGGSDAGATKTTARLDDGHWVINGSKQFITNSGTDITKLVTVTAVTGELDGRKEISSILVPVPTPGFTVEPAYDKVGWRASDTHPLTFEDVRVPEENLLGERGRGYANFLRILDEGRIAIAALSTGAAQGCVDESVKYARQREAFGQPIARYQHIEFTIARMEARAHTARTAYYDAAALMLAGKPFKKQAAIAKLVASEAAMDNARDATQIHGGYGFVNEFPVARHYRDSKILEIGEGTSEVQLMLIAREVGL from the coding sequence ATGCCTGACTTCATTGCAAGCGGGACGCTTCCCGACGAATACCAGCAATTGGCCAAGACGGTTCGGGATTTCGCGCAGAGCGTGGTCGCACCGGTCGCCGCTCGCCACGACGCCGAACATTCCTTTCCCTACGAAGTAGTGGCCGGGATGGCCGAAATGGGCCTTTTCGGTCTTCCGTTCCCGGAGGAGTGGGGCGGAATGGGTGGCGACTACTTCGCTTTGTGTCTGGCACTGGAGGAACTCGGCAAGGTCGACCAAAGCGTGGCCATCACACTGGAGGCCGGTGTGTCGCTGGGCGCGATGCCGGTCTACCGGTTCGGCACCGAGGCGCAAAAGCGAGAATGGTTGCCGCAGTTGACCAGTGCTCGGGCCCTGGGTGCTTTCGGATTGACCGAACCCGGCGGCGGCAGCGACGCTGGCGCCACCAAGACCACCGCACGTCTCGACGACGGGCACTGGGTTATCAACGGGTCCAAGCAGTTCATCACCAACTCCGGCACCGACATCACCAAACTGGTCACGGTCACGGCAGTCACCGGTGAACTGGATGGCAGGAAAGAGATTTCGTCGATCCTGGTTCCGGTACCCACGCCTGGGTTTACCGTCGAGCCGGCCTACGACAAAGTGGGCTGGCGCGCCTCTGATACCCATCCGCTGACGTTCGAAGACGTCCGGGTGCCCGAGGAAAACCTGCTGGGCGAACGTGGCCGTGGATATGCCAACTTCCTGCGCATCCTTGACGAGGGGCGGATAGCGATCGCCGCGTTGTCCACCGGCGCGGCACAGGGTTGCGTGGACGAAAGCGTCAAGTATGCGCGCCAACGGGAGGCGTTCGGTCAACCGATCGCCCGATATCAGCACATCGAGTTCACCATCGCCCGGATGGAGGCCCGCGCTCACACCGCTCGGACCGCCTACTACGACGCGGCGGCGTTGATGCTGGCCGGTAAGCCGTTCAAGAAGCAGGCGGCGATCGCCAAGCTGGTGGCAAGTGAGGCGGCGATGGACAACGCCCGTGACGCCACGCAAATTCACGGCGGCTACGGGTTCGTCAACGAGTTTCCTGTCGCCCGCCACTACCGGGACAGCAAGATCCTGGAGATCGGTGAGGGCACAAGCGAAGTGCAGTTGATGCTGATCGCACGAGAGGTGGGTCTGTGA